One Tomitella gaofuii DNA segment encodes these proteins:
- a CDS encoding acylphosphatase, whose product MTSDPIPDPARLTAWVHGDVQGVGFRWWTRSRALELGLVGSATNTVDRRVLVVAEGPSAACGRLLELLESGRTPGRVDNVVASWGAPRGGLDGFVER is encoded by the coding sequence GTGACCTCCGATCCGATACCGGACCCCGCGCGGCTGACCGCGTGGGTGCACGGTGACGTCCAGGGGGTCGGCTTCCGCTGGTGGACGCGGTCGCGGGCGCTCGAGCTCGGGCTGGTCGGCAGCGCCACGAACACGGTGGACCGGCGCGTGCTCGTCGTCGCCGAGGGGCCGTCGGCCGCGTGCGGGAGGCTGCTGGAGCTGCTCGAATCGGGCCGCACGCCCGGCCGGGTCGACAACGTCGTCGCCTCGTGGGGCGCGCCGCGCGGCGGGCTCGACGGGTTCGTCGAACGATGA
- a CDS encoding OsmC family protein, producing the protein MTEQDAPAHTELRVERTGTRRYTGRSSRGAEVLIGSEDVPGVFTPGELLKIALAGCTAMSSDKPLSRRLGDDYDATVRVSGDADRDNEWYPVLSEVLELDLSELTPDAQERLLVVVERAVDRVCTVGRTVKRGAEVDLEIQVDS; encoded by the coding sequence ATGACTGAACAGGACGCCCCCGCGCACACCGAACTCCGGGTGGAGCGCACGGGCACCAGGCGATACACCGGCCGCAGTTCACGGGGGGCCGAGGTGCTCATCGGTTCCGAGGACGTGCCCGGCGTGTTCACCCCGGGCGAGCTGCTCAAGATCGCCCTGGCCGGATGCACGGCGATGAGCTCGGACAAGCCGCTCTCGCGCCGGCTGGGGGACGACTACGACGCCACGGTCCGCGTGTCCGGCGATGCGGACCGGGACAACGAGTGGTACCCGGTGCTCAGCGAGGTTCTCGAGCTGGACCTCAGTGAGCTCACGCCCGACGCGCAGGAGCGGCTGCTGGTGGTGGTCGAGCGCGCGGTGGACCGCGTGTGCACCGTGGGGCGCACCGTCAAGCGGGGCGCCGAGGTGGACCTCGAGATCCAGGTGGATTCGTGA
- a CDS encoding type II toxin-antitoxin system HipA family toxin — MSLPELLRASDELATDEDPTAAVKELLDTGTTGLGGARPKASVRLDDGALAIAKFPHCSDQWDVMAWKATALDLLESAGVRTPTRRLARGGERSVLVLRRFDRTDEGHRVGYISAMTAVSASDGDRRDYAEIAQAVRDLSLSVKADHRELFDRVVASVALGNTDDHLRNHGFLAARGHWTLSPAFDVNPNPDPWQNRSTSIMGADGLPDEIDALLAFAE; from the coding sequence GTGTCGCTCCCGGAGTTGCTGCGCGCCTCCGACGAGCTCGCCACGGACGAGGATCCGACGGCCGCCGTGAAGGAGCTGCTCGACACGGGCACGACCGGCTTGGGCGGAGCGCGCCCCAAAGCGTCCGTGCGCCTGGACGACGGCGCGCTGGCGATCGCGAAGTTCCCGCATTGCAGCGACCAGTGGGATGTCATGGCCTGGAAGGCGACCGCGTTGGATCTGCTGGAATCCGCAGGCGTCCGGACACCGACGCGACGGCTCGCGCGAGGGGGAGAGCGCAGCGTGCTCGTGCTGCGGCGATTCGACCGTACCGACGAAGGACATCGCGTCGGCTACATCAGCGCGATGACCGCGGTGAGTGCGTCGGACGGTGACCGTCGCGACTACGCCGAGATCGCCCAGGCCGTCCGCGACCTCTCACTTTCCGTGAAGGCGGACCACCGCGAGCTCTTCGACCGCGTCGTCGCTTCCGTGGCGCTGGGGAACACTGACGACCATCTGCGCAATCACGGCTTCCTCGCCGCGCGAGGCCATTGGACACTGAGTCCTGCATTCGATGTGAATCCCAACCCGGACCCGTGGCAGAACCGGTCGACGTCGATCATGGGCGCGGACGGTCTGCCGGATGAGATTGACGCACTGCTCGCGTTCGCTGAGTAA
- a CDS encoding helix-turn-helix domain-containing protein: protein MDRELTELGEHVRGWRMVLGLTAQQVAERAGITRDTLRKIESGNAGVGFGNVAQVLRALGVLGQVVEAVDPLGSDIGRLRAGNLAKKRAR from the coding sequence ATCGACCGTGAGCTCACGGAGCTCGGCGAGCATGTGCGTGGTTGGCGCATGGTGCTGGGGCTCACCGCCCAGCAGGTGGCGGAGCGCGCCGGTATCACCCGCGACACCCTGCGCAAGATCGAATCCGGCAACGCAGGTGTGGGCTTCGGCAACGTCGCTCAGGTGCTCCGCGCCCTCGGCGTACTCGGGCAGGTCGTCGAGGCGGTAGACCCGCTTGGCAGCGACATCGGCCGGCTACGAGCGGGCAATCTCGCGAAGAAGCGCGCACGATGA
- the mutM gene encoding bifunctional DNA-formamidopyrimidine glycosylase/DNA-(apurinic or apyrimidinic site) lyase: MPELPEVEVVRAGLAPHVLGRRVVSAAVHSERTARRFEPGAQAMASWLGGAVVTGVGRRGKYLWLELDGVPLSVPGRSEEDDGRSALVVHLGMSGQMLVRSAAGGPVADAPVSEVPVPVGAAPAAPPAERVTAHRHLRAALDLGGGPEPGDVVRVEFVDQRTFGWWLPAPFVDVDGTAVPAPVAHIARDPMDPRFDVAAVVRVLKSKRSEVKRLLLDQTVVSGIGNIYADEALWRARVHGGRPANTLTRPALTRVVEAARAVMADALAQGGTSFDALYVNVNGQSGYFSRSLNAYGRTGEPCERCGTPIARAQFMNRSSYFCPRCQRGPRAEQGRRQ, translated from the coding sequence ATGCCTGAGCTTCCCGAGGTGGAAGTGGTCCGCGCCGGGCTGGCGCCGCATGTGCTCGGGCGGCGCGTGGTCTCCGCGGCCGTCCACAGCGAGCGGACGGCGCGGCGGTTCGAGCCGGGTGCACAGGCGATGGCGTCCTGGCTCGGCGGGGCCGTCGTCACCGGCGTGGGCCGCCGCGGCAAGTATCTGTGGCTGGAGCTGGACGGCGTGCCGCTTTCTGTACCGGGTCGCTCCGAAGAAGACGACGGGCGGTCCGCGCTGGTCGTGCACCTGGGCATGAGCGGGCAGATGCTCGTCCGTAGCGCGGCAGGCGGCCCCGTGGCGGATGCTCCAGTGTCGGAGGTTCCTGTTCCGGTGGGTGCGGCCCCGGCCGCGCCCCCGGCGGAGCGTGTCACTGCGCACCGGCACCTGCGGGCCGCTCTCGACCTGGGCGGCGGCCCGGAGCCGGGGGACGTGGTGCGCGTGGAGTTCGTCGACCAGAGGACGTTCGGCTGGTGGCTGCCTGCGCCGTTCGTCGATGTGGACGGCACGGCGGTGCCCGCACCGGTCGCCCACATCGCGCGCGATCCGATGGACCCGCGGTTCGACGTCGCCGCTGTGGTGCGCGTGCTCAAGTCGAAGCGCTCCGAGGTCAAGCGCCTGCTGCTGGACCAGACGGTGGTCTCCGGCATCGGGAACATCTACGCGGACGAGGCCTTGTGGCGGGCGCGCGTGCACGGCGGCCGGCCGGCGAACACACTCACCCGCCCGGCGCTCACCCGCGTCGTCGAAGCCGCGCGCGCGGTCATGGCCGACGCGCTCGCGCAGGGCGGCACCAGCTTCGACGCGCTTTACGTCAACGTCAACGGGCAGTCCGGATACTTCTCCCGGAGCCTCAACGCCTACGGGCGTACGGGGGAGCCGTGCGAGCGGTGCGGCACGCCGATCGCACGGGCGCAGTTCATGAACCGCTCGAGCTACTTCTGCCCGAGGTGTCAGCGCGGACCACGGGCTGAACAGGGGAGGCGCCAGTAG
- the rnc gene encoding ribonuclease III, translating into MTRRGASTHDADHGPLVTAVGIDVDGELLTLALTHRSFAHEHGGLPTNERLEFLGDSVLGVVVTEHLYRSFPERPEGELAKLRASIVNMNALAEVARGLGPGGLGRYVRLGKGEELTGGRDKSSILADGMESLIGAVYLQHGLETAREMVLRLFAGLIERAPRLGAGLDWKTSLQELTAVKDLGVPRYEIEGTGPDHQREFTATVVVAERAFGVGVGSTKKVAEQKAAAEAWNRITEEFPAPDEAGVGEG; encoded by the coding sequence ATGACGCGGCGGGGTGCGTCGACCCACGATGCCGACCACGGTCCACTGGTGACCGCGGTCGGCATCGATGTCGACGGTGAGTTGCTCACCCTTGCGCTGACCCACCGGTCGTTCGCGCACGAGCACGGCGGCCTGCCCACCAACGAGCGCCTCGAGTTCCTGGGCGACTCGGTGCTGGGCGTCGTCGTCACCGAACACCTGTACCGGAGTTTTCCCGAGCGGCCCGAAGGCGAGCTGGCCAAGCTGCGCGCGAGCATCGTCAACATGAACGCTCTCGCCGAGGTCGCGCGCGGACTGGGGCCGGGCGGGCTCGGCCGGTATGTGCGGCTGGGCAAGGGCGAGGAGCTCACCGGCGGACGCGACAAATCCAGCATCCTCGCGGACGGCATGGAGTCGCTGATCGGCGCCGTCTACCTGCAGCACGGCCTGGAGACCGCGCGTGAGATGGTCCTGCGGCTCTTCGCCGGGCTCATCGAGCGGGCGCCCCGCCTGGGGGCCGGGCTGGACTGGAAGACGAGTCTGCAGGAGCTCACCGCAGTCAAGGACCTCGGCGTGCCGCGGTACGAGATCGAGGGCACGGGCCCGGACCATCAGCGCGAGTTCACCGCCACCGTCGTCGTCGCCGAGCGCGCGTTCGGCGTGGGGGTGGGGAGCACCAAGAAGGTCGCCGAGCAGAAGGCCGCCGCGGAGGCGTGGAACCGGATCACCGAGGAGTTCCCCGCACCGGACGAGGCCGGCGTGGGCGAAGGCTGA
- the rpmF gene encoding 50S ribosomal protein L32 produces the protein MAVPKRRMSRSNTRSRRSQWKTSAPTLVTCAGRGCDAKIPPHTACPSCGTYKGRQVTSAV, from the coding sequence GTGGCCGTTCCCAAGCGCAGGATGTCGCGTTCCAACACCCGGTCGCGCCGCAGCCAGTGGAAGACCTCCGCGCCCACGCTGGTCACCTGCGCCGGCCGTGGATGCGACGCCAAGATCCCCCCGCACACGGCTTGCCCGTCCTGCGGGACGTACAAGGGGCGCCAGGTCACCTCGGCCGTATGA